A DNA window from Nitrospira sp. contains the following coding sequences:
- a CDS encoding hypothetical protein (Evidence 4 : Unknown function but conserved in other organisms; MaGe:77309113) — protein sequence MTSTASRAPLLIPKALVARLLRLYDYPHPMNLSRIIRGYDRPHAVRTARMCAAVAAALGHDPALVRQYQIACVLHDLGRAGLDRVLFGKIWSWAKAQGIPTRPREWRALHPETVYGRETEAFLARYRQGLEAAGIPMTPWAKEQVEMRLGYSRRLSRRLRSVRGEIAQLGVRWEPWMQRVMLYYYYPEKLADAPAWVKQLAEILVACEQFEAYSNQRRGRDYYARKKETLADAFAYLDKLKQEGIVSQAVMLALRRLAAEGEFDRVLEEARGGRLSPAERKFLRQQHRHMER from the coding sequence ATGACATCCACGGCTTCTCGCGCTCCGTTGTTGATTCCTAAAGCTCTCGTGGCTCGCCTGCTGCGTCTCTACGATTATCCGCATCCGATGAATCTGTCGCGCATCATCCGTGGCTACGACCGGCCGCATGCCGTGCGCACCGCGCGCATGTGCGCGGCAGTGGCCGCTGCGTTGGGGCATGACCCCGCGCTGGTGCGGCAGTATCAGATTGCTTGTGTTCTGCATGATTTGGGCCGGGCTGGGTTGGACCGCGTCCTTTTTGGGAAAATCTGGTCCTGGGCGAAAGCCCAGGGGATTCCGACCAGGCCGCGTGAATGGCGCGCCCTCCATCCGGAGACGGTGTATGGACGTGAGACGGAAGCCTTTCTCGCGCGCTATCGCCAGGGCCTCGAAGCCGCCGGGATTCCCATGACACCCTGGGCGAAAGAGCAGGTCGAGATGCGACTGGGGTATTCCCGGCGGCTGTCCCGGCGGCTGCGGTCGGTGCGCGGCGAGATCGCGCAACTGGGCGTGCGCTGGGAACCCTGGATGCAGCGGGTCATGCTCTATTACTATTACCCGGAGAAGTTGGCCGATGCTCCGGCTTGGGTGAAGCAGTTGGCGGAAATTTTGGTGGCCTGCGAACAGTTCGAGGCCTATAGCAATCAACGCCGCGGCCGCGACTATTATGCGCGAAAGAAGGAAACGCTCGCCGATGCCTTTGCCTATCTGGATAAGTTGAAGCAAGAAGGCATTGTGAGCCAGGCGGTCATGTTGGCCTTGCGCAGGCTAGCCGCCGAAGGCGAGTTCGACCGAGTACTGGAAGAAGCGCGCGGCGGCCGGCTCTCGCCGGCCGAACGGAAATTCCTGCGGCAGCAGCATCGTCACATGGAGCGCTGA
- a CDS encoding hypothetical protein (Evidence 4 : Unknown function but conserved in other organisms; MaGe:77309114): MTGRESRFTWLVGAALCAGAIGFGTDSMASPIDHLTDLTGKVTVIVTLTGRDNFTSEYRYDVSVRNVTAEPLIADSLIVVLDKITNLAGEDHEGLTNEPFLNRFDVLGQDGETGEGKPFFRIPPNGTPDVAPQTNSRAASVRIRNRDYVAVFTPVFKVYGNKRPLPEAKQPAAQTQPAVPHRQTDKQIDKLLQLLLKKGVITEEEWRKANQP, encoded by the coding sequence ATGACAGGAAGAGAATCGCGGTTCACTTGGCTTGTTGGCGCGGCGCTATGCGCCGGAGCCATCGGCTTCGGCACAGACTCGATGGCATCCCCTATCGACCACCTCACCGATCTGACCGGAAAGGTCACGGTGATTGTCACGCTCACCGGGCGCGATAATTTCACGAGCGAGTATCGCTACGACGTCAGTGTCCGCAACGTGACCGCCGAGCCGCTGATCGCCGATTCTCTGATCGTCGTCCTCGACAAGATTACGAACCTGGCGGGAGAGGACCATGAGGGACTGACCAATGAACCCTTCCTCAACCGGTTCGACGTCCTCGGACAGGATGGAGAAACCGGCGAGGGCAAGCCCTTCTTTCGCATTCCACCCAACGGCACCCCGGATGTAGCCCCACAAACCAATAGCCGCGCGGCTTCTGTCAGAATCCGCAACCGGGACTATGTCGCCGTCTTCACGCCGGTCTTCAAAGTCTACGGCAACAAACGTCCACTGCCTGAAGCGAAACAACCGGCCGCTCAGACTCAGCCCGCCGTCCCTCACCGGCAAACGGACAAACAGATCGACAAGTTGCTCCAATTGCTGCTCAAGAAGGGTGTCATTACAGAAGAGGAGTGGCGCAAGGCCAATCAACCATGA
- a CDS encoding CHASE2 domain-containing protein (MaGe:77309117): MLDRHTIWRFFITSLPLQSLAIGLLATLLAGILWLAAPATFTALDWTAYDMWLRHRAPIAASPSLTIVARDPASDARFGTGPLDRAVLAQLIATAHDAEAAAIGIDHRMSHASPPHLGGAASDALLLEAIRTAGRVVTVFEDDAPPASESIIQGHLTLSPHSDHVARAGPFFIEQGDRTTPAFGLALYALAKNHPLSDIPAETRLLNVVGNGSLAALPTVALSSAWEAIQQHDEAALDSWFKDRVVVILPAAVTQPLWLLPTGESINGIVAQLHLLSSLLTDNQLCQVNPIARFSLATITASLIAWGLLYFRGVAGLAFAAGTIALYAATTGAILGGLHTVLPVALPLTAALFVLLGTTVWTHLTAGQRMRLLERDMLRLQQDAAAVRDALVLRENRAEALQEDLDAAKTAVAHSTGQQQDLARAAESLRAELTEVQTQEQAARRQLDALEQQLHGLRAAGSESGTIGDAELDQLRNDCRQLGIVTQDPSLLRLFRDMKKGAKSPLTVLLLGEPGTGKELFARAVHRLSPRSGKTFIAVNMAAISPELFESELFGHTKGSFTGATADRRGYFELASHGTIFLDEIGDLRLDHQSKLLRVLQEKSFYRVGATTPTSVDVRIVAATNRDLQRGVSEGWFREDLYFRLTGLVFRLPPLRERAADIPLLADICLAEIASQMGRPIPKLSNDALRLLTEHDWPGNVREFRQALERAIALRDEPVLTKQAFSLKGAAIVQAQEQPNRISLLPDPASDAAVLACLRQQGFDMQATAKTLGWDRSTVTQRLKGLCFQALVESQSDQAKAALAIAGDSSSLRTVELKLLDYHSHLMAVIAPFKTAGEAIADCKRRFKNLPDRHFSQVETLVRDHFAKLSRPTPH, translated from the coding sequence ATGCTCGACCGGCACACCATCTGGCGGTTCTTCATTACCTCACTGCCCCTCCAGTCCCTCGCCATCGGTCTGCTCGCAACCCTGCTGGCCGGAATCCTCTGGCTGGCCGCCCCCGCGACATTCACGGCGCTCGATTGGACGGCCTACGATATGTGGCTGCGCCATCGCGCGCCAATTGCCGCCAGTCCCTCGCTGACGATTGTCGCGCGCGACCCCGCGAGCGACGCGCGGTTCGGAACCGGGCCATTGGACCGGGCCGTCCTGGCGCAACTCATCGCCACCGCGCATGACGCCGAGGCCGCCGCCATCGGCATCGACCATCGCATGAGCCACGCCAGCCCCCCGCACCTGGGCGGAGCCGCCAGCGATGCGCTGCTGCTGGAAGCGATCAGAACCGCCGGCCGCGTCGTCACCGTCTTCGAGGATGATGCCCCGCCGGCTTCGGAATCCATTATTCAAGGACACCTCACGCTCTCGCCCCACAGCGATCACGTCGCCCGTGCCGGCCCCTTCTTCATCGAACAAGGCGATCGGACAACGCCCGCCTTCGGACTAGCGCTGTATGCACTGGCAAAAAATCACCCACTATCGGACATACCCGCCGAAACGCGACTCCTCAACGTAGTCGGAAACGGTTCGCTGGCTGCCTTGCCGACCGTCGCCCTGTCGTCGGCATGGGAAGCCATCCAGCAACATGACGAGGCGGCCCTGGACAGTTGGTTCAAGGATCGTGTCGTCGTCATCCTGCCCGCTGCCGTCACACAACCGCTCTGGCTGCTGCCGACCGGAGAGTCTATCAACGGGATAGTCGCGCAGCTGCATCTCCTCAGCAGCCTCCTCACAGACAACCAGCTCTGCCAAGTCAATCCCATCGCGCGGTTCAGTCTCGCCACAATCACCGCCTCGCTCATCGCGTGGGGTCTGCTCTACTTTCGCGGAGTGGCCGGTCTGGCGTTTGCCGCCGGCACCATTGCGCTCTATGCCGCCACGACCGGCGCCATACTCGGCGGACTGCATACGGTGCTGCCGGTCGCGCTGCCGCTCACCGCGGCACTGTTTGTCCTGCTCGGCACCACCGTCTGGACGCACCTGACGGCCGGCCAACGCATGCGGTTGCTTGAACGGGACATGCTCCGCCTCCAGCAGGATGCCGCCGCCGTGCGGGATGCGCTCGTACTGCGGGAGAATCGCGCCGAAGCCTTGCAAGAAGATTTGGACGCAGCCAAAACCGCGGTCGCTCACTCGACCGGCCAGCAGCAGGATCTCGCCCGCGCAGCGGAATCTCTGCGGGCCGAACTGACCGAGGTACAGACGCAGGAACAGGCGGCCCGCCGGCAGCTCGATGCGCTGGAACAGCAGCTCCACGGCTTGCGCGCCGCCGGTTCCGAGTCCGGCACCATCGGCGACGCCGAGCTCGACCAGCTGCGAAACGATTGCCGCCAGCTCGGAATCGTCACGCAAGACCCCTCGCTGCTGCGCCTGTTTCGAGATATGAAGAAAGGGGCCAAATCGCCGCTGACTGTCCTGCTGTTAGGTGAACCGGGCACCGGCAAGGAACTCTTCGCCCGCGCGGTTCACCGGCTCAGCCCGCGATCTGGCAAAACCTTTATCGCCGTGAACATGGCCGCCATCTCACCGGAGCTATTCGAGAGCGAACTGTTCGGCCACACAAAAGGCAGCTTCACCGGCGCCACCGCTGACCGGCGCGGCTACTTTGAACTCGCCAGCCACGGCACGATCTTCCTGGATGAAATCGGCGACCTGCGGCTGGATCACCAGAGCAAGTTGCTGCGCGTGTTACAAGAAAAGTCTTTCTACCGCGTGGGAGCCACCACCCCAACGTCGGTGGATGTGCGCATCGTCGCCGCGACCAATCGCGACTTGCAGCGCGGAGTGTCTGAAGGCTGGTTCCGGGAAGATCTCTACTTTCGTTTAACAGGGCTCGTGTTTCGGCTGCCGCCGCTGCGCGAACGGGCAGCGGATATTCCCCTCCTGGCGGACATTTGTCTCGCCGAGATTGCCTCGCAGATGGGACGTCCAATCCCCAAACTATCCAATGACGCTCTGCGCCTACTGACCGAACATGACTGGCCGGGCAACGTCCGGGAATTCCGCCAGGCCCTCGAACGAGCCATCGCCTTACGCGATGAGCCCGTGCTTACGAAACAGGCGTTCTCCCTGAAGGGCGCCGCAATCGTTCAGGCACAGGAACAGCCGAACCGAATATCCCTGTTGCCCGACCCAGCCAGCGACGCCGCGGTTCTGGCCTGCCTGCGCCAGCAGGGATTCGATATGCAGGCCACGGCAAAGACCCTCGGCTGGGACCGGAGCACCGTCACTCAGCGTTTGAAAGGGCTTTGTTTTCAGGCCCTCGTCGAATCGCAGAGCGACCAGGCCAAAGCCGCTCTGGCCATTGCCGGAGACTCTAGCTCTCTGAGGACCGTCGAACTCAAGCTTCTGGACTATCACAGCCATCTCATGGCCGTGATCGCCCCGTTCAAAACCGCCGGCGAGGCCATCGCCGACTGCAAACGACGCTTCAAGAACCTGCCGGACCGGCACTTTTCTCAGGTCGAAACCCTCGTACGGGATCATTTCGCCAAACTCTCTCGTCCTACCCCCCATTGA
- a CDS encoding Trypsin-like serine protease (MaGe:77309111), producing MQRSVGAIVAICALAASPAAMAADWGKPLGGTYEGADGKPRPVTPAPSELSPDERATMAVFERATKSVVFIANTAMQRDVWSFNTMEVPQGSGSGFIWSKQGYLVTNFHVIYGADAIKVTLADRSEHQAKVIGADPDHDLAVLQINVPETLLEPLAIGASHDLRVGQKVLAIGNPFGLDHTLTTGVVSALGRTIKSMSNRTIDGVVQTDAAINPGNSGGPLLDSCGRLIGVNTQIVSPSGAYAGVGFAVPVNTVNRVIPELIKHGKLIRPGLGVSLVPDALAARWGIKGLIIGKVSRGGPADAAGLKGARQTSNGRIELGDIIVGVAGKPVATMDDLMDVMEAHKVGDQVTLDIIRANKPQRIAVTLQAIN from the coding sequence ATGCAGAGGTCTGTCGGCGCAATCGTGGCGATATGCGCGCTTGCCGCCAGCCCGGCTGCCATGGCGGCGGACTGGGGTAAACCGCTCGGCGGGACTTATGAGGGCGCGGACGGCAAACCCAGGCCGGTGACGCCTGCGCCGTCTGAATTGAGCCCCGACGAACGCGCGACGATGGCGGTGTTCGAGCGGGCCACGAAGTCGGTCGTCTTCATCGCCAACACGGCCATGCAACGCGACGTCTGGTCGTTCAATACGATGGAAGTTCCGCAGGGATCCGGCTCCGGATTTATCTGGAGCAAGCAGGGCTATCTCGTCACGAACTTTCACGTGATCTACGGGGCCGATGCCATCAAGGTGACGCTGGCCGACCGGAGCGAGCATCAGGCCAAAGTTATCGGAGCCGATCCGGATCATGACCTGGCCGTGTTGCAGATTAACGTTCCCGAAACTCTTCTGGAGCCGCTGGCGATTGGGGCGTCGCACGATTTGCGGGTAGGGCAGAAAGTGCTGGCGATCGGCAATCCGTTCGGATTGGACCATACCTTGACGACCGGCGTGGTGAGCGCGCTGGGGCGTACGATCAAGTCGATGTCGAACCGGACAATCGACGGGGTCGTGCAAACCGATGCCGCTATCAATCCCGGCAATTCCGGCGGGCCGCTGCTCGACAGCTGCGGCCGGCTGATCGGCGTGAATACGCAAATCGTCAGTCCCAGCGGCGCCTATGCTGGAGTCGGGTTTGCAGTTCCGGTGAATACGGTGAATCGGGTTATTCCGGAGTTGATTAAGCACGGCAAACTGATCAGACCGGGGCTGGGCGTCTCGCTGGTGCCCGATGCGCTGGCGGCTCGCTGGGGTATCAAGGGGTTGATTATCGGGAAAGTGTCTCGCGGAGGGCCGGCCGATGCGGCGGGACTGAAAGGCGCGCGGCAAACTTCAAACGGGCGCATCGAGCTTGGCGATATTATCGTGGGGGTGGCCGGCAAGCCGGTCGCGACGATGGACGATTTGATGGATGTGATGGAAGCCCACAAGGTCGGCGATCAGGTCACGCTCGACATTATTCGCGCCAATAAACCGCAACGCATCGCGGTGACTCTCCAAGCGATCAATTAG
- a CDS encoding hypothetical protein (Evidence 4 : Unknown function but conserved in other organisms; MaGe:77309112), whose protein sequence is MAVKTVTSRVNMRGDTHIENLTQSVQTAVADCGLSAGIVTVFVKHTTASIMVIEDEPGIRADTKAFWDRTVPADPAWQHNMRNAGEDNGHSHLRGQLQGPSVTIPFSEGTLLLGTWQQIVVVDFDTRARTRELIFQIIGE, encoded by the coding sequence ATGGCGGTAAAGACCGTGACCTCCCGCGTGAACATGCGCGGCGACACGCACATCGAGAATCTGACACAATCGGTCCAGACCGCCGTCGCCGACTGCGGGTTGAGCGCCGGCATCGTCACGGTGTTTGTGAAGCACACGACGGCGTCGATCATGGTTATCGAAGACGAGCCGGGCATTCGCGCCGATACGAAAGCGTTTTGGGACCGGACGGTGCCGGCCGATCCGGCCTGGCAGCACAATATGCGGAATGCCGGTGAAGACAATGGGCACAGCCATCTTCGCGGGCAGCTGCAAGGGCCGTCCGTCACGATTCCGTTCTCCGAGGGGACACTGCTGCTGGGCACATGGCAGCAGATTGTCGTCGTCGATTTCGATACTCGAGCCCGCACACGCGAGTTGATCTTCCAAATCATCGGTGAGTAA
- a CDS encoding Bacterial proteasome-activating AAA-ATPase (PAN) (MaGe:77309109), protein MSDHRPDDREQTGAGAGKRPDSTPADPLELIEQCLASFPENDPRQQILYKLRHSVMLAAASQQQRDVEFKKISEVVAKLTALANRIGTLLDLPGEGLARIVVGGAEYYANVDPRVASADLKIGAQILVNEAYAVIKTLGYDLNGPVLKLTEALPDGRLRFEQEMGRQSMILQRSSDLVGVELKAGDELRIDPGHRIAIEKLEDRKAKTHVLDEVPTVTWAQIGGQQEAIGAIRKAIEYPLLHAETFQQFKFTQPKGFLLYGPPGCGKTLIGQAAAASLSKLVSESMAAAGKTETLPPVTGGAFLHIKGPEILNMWLGESERMVRDLFAKARARRREGALPFIFIDEAESILGTRRASRSFNISSTLVPMFCSEMDGIESLRDVVIILASNRPDLIDPAVLRPGRIDRKIKVSRPNRESAAEILKVYLTEELPLDSSVIAERGGEKAKAVASLVDEVIEQIFKRTDENRILSIRLRSGQNKVLYRGDLVSGAILSSIVQRAKEKAIDRMIQSGQPAGQSAGLIAQDLSDSVSAEFREGEMLPPDDAAEEWLKLLDHHPDQVVGVSSFRRGRQSEERAINQII, encoded by the coding sequence ATGAGCGACCATCGACCAGACGATAGAGAGCAGACCGGCGCAGGAGCAGGGAAGCGTCCGGATTCGACGCCCGCCGATCCGCTGGAACTGATCGAGCAATGCCTCGCATCCTTTCCTGAGAACGATCCTCGGCAGCAGATTCTCTACAAGCTCCGGCACTCCGTCATGCTCGCGGCGGCCAGTCAGCAGCAGCGCGATGTCGAATTCAAAAAGATCAGCGAGGTGGTGGCGAAGCTGACGGCGCTGGCCAATCGTATTGGGACGTTGTTGGATTTGCCGGGCGAAGGCCTGGCCAGGATCGTCGTCGGCGGGGCCGAATATTATGCGAATGTCGATCCGCGCGTGGCGAGCGCTGATCTCAAGATCGGCGCTCAGATTCTGGTGAATGAAGCCTATGCGGTCATCAAGACGCTGGGTTATGACCTGAATGGGCCCGTGCTCAAGCTGACAGAGGCCTTGCCGGACGGACGATTGCGGTTTGAGCAGGAGATGGGCCGGCAGTCCATGATTCTTCAGCGGTCGAGCGATCTCGTGGGGGTGGAGCTGAAGGCCGGCGATGAATTACGGATCGATCCGGGGCACCGGATTGCGATTGAAAAGCTGGAGGATCGCAAGGCCAAGACCCATGTGCTCGACGAAGTGCCGACGGTGACGTGGGCACAGATCGGCGGCCAGCAGGAGGCGATTGGCGCGATCCGCAAGGCGATTGAATATCCCCTTTTGCATGCGGAGACGTTTCAGCAATTTAAATTCACGCAACCCAAGGGCTTTCTGCTCTATGGCCCGCCGGGCTGCGGAAAAACATTGATTGGCCAGGCGGCGGCTGCCAGCCTGTCGAAGCTGGTGAGCGAGTCGATGGCCGCCGCAGGAAAAACGGAGACACTGCCTCCCGTCACGGGCGGGGCGTTTCTCCATATCAAAGGGCCGGAGATTCTGAACATGTGGCTCGGGGAATCCGAGCGGATGGTTCGCGATCTGTTTGCCAAGGCGCGCGCCCGCCGGCGCGAGGGCGCGCTGCCGTTTATTTTCATCGATGAAGCCGAATCGATCCTCGGCACCAGGCGGGCCTCGCGCTCGTTCAATATTTCGAGCACGCTCGTGCCGATGTTCTGCTCCGAGATGGATGGGATTGAGTCGCTGCGGGATGTCGTGATTATTCTGGCCTCGAATCGGCCGGATTTGATCGACCCTGCGGTGCTGCGTCCTGGCCGGATCGATCGCAAGATCAAAGTCAGCCGGCCGAACCGCGAGTCGGCCGCTGAGATTCTGAAGGTTTATCTCACGGAAGAGTTGCCGCTGGATTCTTCCGTCATTGCCGAGCGGGGCGGAGAGAAGGCGAAGGCGGTTGCCTCACTGGTGGATGAGGTGATCGAGCAGATTTTCAAGCGGACGGATGAGAATCGGATTCTCTCGATCAGGCTCCGGAGCGGCCAGAATAAGGTGCTTTATCGGGGCGACCTTGTGAGCGGGGCGATTCTCTCTTCCATTGTCCAGCGCGCGAAGGAAAAGGCCATCGACCGCATGATCCAATCTGGCCAGCCTGCCGGCCAGTCGGCGGGGCTCATTGCGCAAGATCTCTCTGATTCTGTATCGGCGGAGTTCCGCGAGGGAGAGATGCTGCCGCCCGACGATGCGGCGGAAGAATGGCTGAAGTTGCTCGACCATCATCCGGATCAGGTTGTCGGGGTGTCGTCGTTTCGGCGCGGCCGGCAGAGCGAAGAACGAGCGATCAACCAGATTATTTAA
- a CDS encoding hypothetical protein (Evidence 5 : Unknown function; MaGe:77309110), producing MAVAGGIASRRRLVASGFDMLL from the coding sequence GTGGCCGTTGCGGGCGGTATTGCCAGCCGGCGGCGGCTGGTGGCGTCCGGCTTCGACATGTTGTTATGA
- a CDS encoding Tetratricopeptide repeat protein (MaGe:77309116), with the protein MRRCLVLVTVLVVPLLVQRHGLSFAQLPDEPISTPPVLESPGPDSTLTVDPNPAPQALQQNELPLAERTEPERDNAVFMLSELRKQVMAFPTSAEDRLRLAQGLYRVGDFDAALDECRMALKLQPNHTGALLQLGILLMAKQEGHGAATAFMEALLIDPELTHAHYSLGGVQYSLGNIKAAMQSYRRALELQPHFPDAQYRLALLLKLTNRHQDAAQFMEEAAIGGVPQAQFFSGNAYKNGQGVEKHLGRAIFWWAMAAESGHQPAVETLGKLRRQALSTARTDRRRADALEGFQSYRTLLWEKFPDYSRPGDSDTLGTLLLKDNRADAAVSTLLQESYALSDVALAELVRLYETGWDQRLAPFDKNILGCLETVAADGFAPAKTALARIYGQGLGVTPDRAKAKAALKGLTKQDTQALLDELGLR; encoded by the coding sequence ATGCGCCGTTGTCTAGTGCTCGTGACCGTCCTTGTTGTTCCGCTGCTCGTCCAACGTCACGGCCTGTCGTTCGCCCAACTTCCTGACGAACCGATATCCACGCCGCCGGTTCTCGAATCTCCTGGTCCCGATTCCACCCTCACGGTGGATCCCAATCCAGCTCCCCAGGCTCTACAGCAGAACGAGCTGCCTCTCGCTGAACGGACGGAGCCCGAGCGCGATAATGCCGTCTTCATGCTAAGCGAGTTGCGTAAACAGGTCATGGCATTTCCCACCAGCGCAGAGGATCGCCTCAGGCTGGCGCAGGGGCTCTATCGCGTCGGCGACTTCGATGCCGCGCTCGACGAATGCCGCATGGCGCTCAAACTGCAACCGAACCATACCGGCGCGCTGCTGCAACTCGGCATCCTGCTCATGGCAAAACAAGAGGGGCATGGCGCCGCCACCGCCTTCATGGAAGCGCTGCTCATCGACCCCGAGCTCACCCATGCGCACTACAGCCTCGGCGGTGTGCAATATTCACTCGGCAATATCAAGGCCGCAATGCAATCGTATCGGCGCGCGCTCGAACTCCAGCCTCACTTTCCCGACGCGCAGTACCGCCTCGCCTTGTTGTTGAAACTGACCAACCGCCATCAAGACGCGGCGCAGTTCATGGAGGAAGCGGCCATCGGCGGAGTGCCGCAGGCGCAGTTCTTTTCTGGCAATGCTTACAAGAACGGCCAGGGTGTGGAGAAACATCTCGGGCGGGCAATCTTCTGGTGGGCCATGGCCGCTGAATCGGGCCATCAGCCGGCAGTCGAGACCCTCGGCAAACTCAGACGGCAAGCCCTGTCGACCGCCCGAACCGATCGCCGCCGGGCCGACGCGCTCGAAGGCTTTCAATCCTATCGCACTCTGCTCTGGGAGAAGTTTCCCGACTATAGCCGGCCAGGAGACAGCGACACATTGGGAACCCTGCTGCTCAAGGACAATCGGGCCGACGCGGCGGTCTCAACCCTCCTGCAAGAAAGTTATGCGCTAAGCGACGTCGCACTGGCCGAACTCGTCCGTCTCTATGAGACCGGCTGGGACCAGCGCCTCGCACCCTTCGATAAAAACATTCTCGGCTGCCTTGAGACCGTCGCCGCCGACGGGTTTGCGCCGGCCAAGACAGCGCTCGCGCGCATCTATGGCCAGGGCCTCGGTGTCACGCCGGATCGAGCCAAGGCGAAGGCCGCGCTCAAGGGCCTGACGAAGCAAGACACGCAAGCCCTGCTCGATGAACTGGGCCTCCGATAA
- a CDS encoding HIT domain-containing protein (MaGe:77309115), translating into MSDPTTTQPCKACQGTWPRADHFIADLGLSQAYVHEDQFFKGWTVVVFRRHATELFQLAPTERIQLMEEVTLVAKTLAQVFDARKINYELLGNQLPHIHWHLIPRLATDPAPLEPVWRVPHEPVHPSPQEIQSCIEQIKEALAALR; encoded by the coding sequence ATGAGCGATCCCACCACAACCCAGCCGTGCAAAGCCTGCCAAGGCACCTGGCCGCGCGCCGACCATTTCATCGCCGACCTCGGACTGTCGCAAGCCTATGTGCACGAGGATCAATTTTTCAAAGGCTGGACTGTCGTCGTCTTCCGGCGCCATGCCACCGAGCTCTTCCAGCTGGCTCCCACAGAGCGCATACAGCTGATGGAAGAAGTCACCCTGGTTGCCAAGACTCTCGCGCAGGTGTTTGACGCCAGAAAAATCAATTACGAGCTGCTGGGCAATCAACTGCCGCATATTCACTGGCACCTTATCCCCCGCCTGGCAACCGACCCGGCTCCTCTGGAGCCGGTCTGGCGGGTCCCGCACGAGCCGGTTCACCCCTCACCTCAAGAAATCCAGTCCTGCATTGAACAGATCAAAGAGGCGCTGGCAGCCTTGCGCTAG